The proteins below are encoded in one region of Methanosarcina barkeri 3:
- the mtaC gene encoding methanol--corrinoid protein MtaC: MEVRHLIDIDPSGILVRYNVKMEKEMTPEDAAEELYPKDSMIYPIAKAIFEGEEDDVVEGLEKAIDSGKDPISLIDDALMVGMGVVTRLYDEGVIFLPNVMMSADAMLEGIDYVKQKAGKAPVVKGKVVCHVAEGDVHDIGKNIVAALLRANGYEVVDLGRDVPVDEVISAVEKENPLMLTGTALMTTTMYAFKEVNDKLLEKGYRIPFACGGGAVNQDFVSQYELGVYGEEAADAPKIADFIKAHGDNVVKLREKFHKH, encoded by the coding sequence ATGGAGGTTAGACATTTGATAGATATAGATCCCAGTGGTATTCTGGTTCGTTATAACGTAAAAATGGAAAAGGAAATGACACCGGAAGATGCTGCAGAAGAACTTTACCCAAAGGATTCGATGATTTATCCGATTGCAAAGGCTATCTTTGAAGGCGAAGAGGACGACGTTGTTGAAGGGTTGGAGAAAGCTATTGACTCAGGGAAAGACCCTATCTCTCTTATCGATGACGCACTGATGGTTGGAATGGGAGTAGTCACGAGACTTTATGATGAGGGAGTTATTTTCCTGCCAAACGTGATGATGTCTGCTGATGCCATGCTGGAAGGCATTGACTATGTTAAGCAGAAAGCAGGAAAAGCACCTGTTGTTAAAGGGAAAGTTGTTTGTCACGTTGCAGAAGGGGACGTCCACGATATAGGAAAGAATATCGTAGCCGCATTGCTTAGAGCTAACGGATATGAAGTAGTGGATCTTGGAAGAGATGTCCCTGTAGATGAGGTAATATCGGCTGTCGAGAAAGAAAATCCCCTCATGCTTACAGGTACTGCCCTGATGACCACAACCATGTACGCATTTAAAGAAGTTAATGACAAGCTTCTGGAGAAAGGCTACAGGATTCCGTTTGCATGTGGTGGCGGTGCTGTGAACCAGGACTTCGTATCCCAGTATGAGTTAGGCGTATATGGCGAAGAAGCAGCCGATGCTCCTAAGATAGCGGATTTCATCAAGGCACATGGGGATAACGTTGTGAAACTGAGGGAGAAATTCCATAAACACTGA